In Flavobacterium sp. GSB-24, the genomic window TGGTTCTTCTTTAATTTTATATCAATTCATCCCTAACTTCGATCCTACAAAAATTTAGACTTTCATTTTTATATTTCATTTTTCTGTTATTGAAACAAAGAAGTGATCTCTTTAAAATCTTTTGAATCAGGTGAAAATGAACCGTAAATGGTCTCGAAATCTGTTGTCAGATTTTCAAATTCATAATTCTTTTCTAACTGGTCCATGCACGTTACAACCAAATTTCTTTTTGCCATTGGACTATAAGCAGCATCTAATTTTAAAGCGTAATTCAGCAAATTATAATCAAGGTTCCCAAATCTGAGATGTTTTTGATATTCGTTGAAAACACAAGTTTCTTCTTCATTGTTTTTTAATTGTATTTCTCCTTCATTTGGCATCCACCCGTGACCGTGTCTTGTGGTATAACTTCTGGTTACGTAAAAAATGTTTACTTCATCAATATTTAGTTTATTACAGATTTCAATAGCATTTTTTGAAGTCGTATTCGCATACGTAACATTCGGAAAAACACCGTGATCCATGTCGAGAAGGATTCCCTGGCTTCCTTCAAAAATTAAATTATTATATTTTGAAAGGAAACTGTAATCAACAATATTCCATTTTATTTTATCAATTGCTTCGAG contains:
- a CDS encoding adenylosuccinate synthetase; this translates as MKTAQIVIGLGFGDEGKGITTDFLAKQNPESIVIRFSGGQQAAHTVMIGDKKHVHSSFASGALRGLPSYYSEHCTIHPLFLYNEKEELKEKNANLDLYIHPLAKVTTPFDVWHNRGNVRNIDHGTCGKGIGSTMKRNEGPYKLFAIDLIAPREMLLEKLNQIAYYYGFLNEPDIDQEVQAYLEAIDKIKWNIVDYSFLSKYNNLIFEGSQGILLDMDHGVFPNVTYANTTSKNAIEICNKLNIDEVNIFYVTRSYTTRHGHGWMPNEGEIQLKNNEEETCVFNEYQKHLRFGNLDYNLLNYALKLDAAYSPMAKRNLVVTCMDQLEKNYEFENLTTDFETIYGSFSPDSKDFKEITSLFQ